The segment CAATTCTGGCCTTTGCGCTTGTTGAGTTGGGAATTCCAACAGTCATGGGAACCATGATTAATGAGGGTGTGGGAACACAGAATATGGACTTAATTAAGAGCCAAGGTTTCTTGCTCCTTGGAGTTGCCATTCTTGGAGGTTTGGGGACAATCTTACTTAACTATACGTCGAGTCGTATTGCTACACGTATCACTCGCGATATACGTAACGATATGTTTGAAAAATCTCAAGAATTTTCACACTCTGAGTATAATGAAATCGGGGTATCATCCTTAATTACACGTGTTTCTAATGATGTATACCAATTACAATTGTTTGTTCAAATGTTATTACGTATGGGGCTTCATGCACCGTTTATGATTTTATTCAGTTCGGTTATGATTTTCCGTACCAATCAACGTCTTGCGCTTGTCATGGCAGGAAGTGTCCCTTTTATCCTTATCGTAGTAGGCATTGTAGGTAAGTTATCGGGACCGCTAAGTCGAAAACAACAAAGTCTTATGGATACCTTGAATCGTGTCACCCGTGAGAATATTACAGGTGTTCGTGTTATTCGTGCCTTCCGTAAGGATAAACATGAAACAGCACGTTTCCAAAAAATTAATAAAGATTATGCAAATGTTTCAAAGAAACTTTTCCGTGTGATGTCACGAGCAGAACCACTGTTCTTCTTTATCCTTGAATTATCCGTACTAACCATTATGTGGACCGCATCGGGGATGGTTGAAGCTGGAACATTAGAAGTTGGTTCAATCGTTGCCTTTTTAGAATACCAGTTCCATGCTTTATTCTCATTGTTGCTGTTTTCAGTTGTATTTATTATGTATCCACGTGCTGCCGTAAGTGCACGTCGTATTGAAGAAGTTTTAAATACAGAACCTATTATTAAAAACCCGGAAAATGGGGTTCATGAAGGTTCTGAAGAAACATCAATCGTCTTTGATCATGTCGATTTCGCATATCCAGATGGTGAGGCAAATGTTTTAGAAAACCTAAACTTCACCGCTAAAAAAGGTGAAACCGTAGCATTTATTGGTTCGACCGGTTCAGGGAAATCCACGTTGATTAACCTTATCGTTCGTTTTTACGATGTCACAAACGGTCGTGTCTTGGTGAACGGGGTTGATGTTCGAGAATGGGATTTATATTCCTTACGTTATAAAGTAGGCTTTATCCCACAAAAATCACTTTTATTCAGTGGTAGTATTTCACAAAACATACGTTATGGAAAAGAAACAGCCAATGATCATGAAGTTGAAGAGAGTGCAGAACTTGCATCCGCTAAGGACTTCATTGAACAAAAACCTGATAAATATAATGAATGGATTAGTGAAGGTGGATCCAATGTATCCGGTGGGCAAAAACAGCGTTTAAGTATAGCGCGTGCGCTTGTACGTAAACCTGAGATTTATATCTTTGATGATAGTTTCTCGGCGCTTGATTATAAAACCGATGCCTTGATTCGAAAGAACCTAAAAGAAGAAACAAAAGATGCAATTATGTTAGTTGTCGCACAACGTATTAGTTCGATTGTGGATGCAGACCGCATTATTGTATTAAATGAAGGAAAAATTGTTGGACAAGGGACTCATCTAGAATTAATCAAGAATTGTCCAATTTACATTCAAATTGCAGAGTCTCAATTCAGTGAAAAGGAGATGGCAAAGTATGAAAAGTTATAAAAAACTCTGGCGTTTTCTAAAGCCTTATAAAGTAAAACTTCTCGGAGCAGTTCTATGTCTTCTTGTTGCTGCTGTCTTAACGGCTGCTGCGCCAATGATTGAAGGATTTGTGACGACACAGCTTGCAAGTGATGTGAAAGATATCAGTTTAAATGTAGCGGGTGCTCACATTCAATTTGATGTGATTCTTCGTATTATTAGTATTCTATTTGTCATTTATGTTACCAATGCATTATCGCGTCTATTCTTGCAATACTTAATTTCAGATGCGATTCAATCTGCAGTATATGACATGCGTATGGAAGTTAAGAAGAAAATGGAACGTCTTCCGGTAAGTTATTTTGATAAGCATTCAGCCGGGGATTTGATGGCGCGTATGTCTACTGACATTGAAGCCTTATCAGGTGCACTCCAACAATCCTTTGCGCAAGTTGTTATGGCTGTATTAGGAATTATTTTTGCGGTCATCTTGATGATTTCAATTGACTTTACGATGGCCCTTGTGGGGATTGCGATTATTCCATTAAGTATCCTTGTTGCACGTTTTATTATGAAGCGATCACAAGTACTTTTTACTCGTCAACAAGAAGTATTGGGAAATATGTTCTCAGTTGTTCAAGAAAAATTTACAGGATTTAAGGAGATTAAACTCTATAACTATCAAGAAAATGCAACGGAAGATTTCCGTAAAGCCAATGAGGAATTGTGCGAAAATGGATTTAAAGCAAACTTTTTCTCAGGGTTAATGACACCGAGTGTTTCCATGATTACTTATATTGCGATTGCACTTTCTGTATACATGGGTGCCATCCGTATTATTGAAGGTGCTATGGCTGTTGGGGCTTTACAAGCTTTTATTCGTTATATTTGGCAAGTAAACCAACCGTTATCACAAATTACGCAAATGGCTCCAACCATTCAAGCATCAATTGCTGCGATGGATCGTGTGTTTGAATATTTAGAAGAACCCGATGATGTTTATGACATTGAAAATCCAGTGATGATTGATGATTACGAGGGTTCAGTATCGTTTGAAAATGTATATTTTGGATACGGGGAAAAACCCGTTATTCAAGATTTATCCGTTGATATTAACCCGGGGGAAATGGTTGCGATTGTTGGACCGACAGGGGCTGGAAAGACAACCATTATCAACCTTCTTATGCGTTTTTATGACGTTAATGAAGGATCGATTAAAATTGATGGGATTGATATTCGTGATATGAAACGTGATGATTTGCGTTCTCTATTTGGTATGGTTCTTCAAGATACATGGCTCTTTAGTGGAAAAATTAAAGAGAATATTGCTTATGGAAAACCGGATGCGACCGATGAAGAAATTATCGATGCAGCCAAACGAACCAACGTCCACCACTTTATCACAACCTTACCGAATGGGTATGACATGGTTCTCAATGAGGAATCATCAAATATTTCAAATGGAGAAAAACAATTAATAACAATTGCGCGAGCACTGTTAAGTGATCCGAAAATCTTGATTCTTGATGAGGCAACCAGTTCGGTTGATACACGACTTGATGCAATGATTCAAGAAGCGATGGCTGAGTTGATGAAGGGACGCACAAGTTTTGTGATTGCGCACCGCCTCTCAACCATTAAAAATGCAGACAAAATTCTTGTCGTTAAAGATGGGAATATCATTGAAATGGGAAATCATCATGAATTGATGGCTCAAGGTGGCTTCTATGCCGATCTTTATAACAGTCAATTTGCGGATGACCAAGAATAATACATGTCGTTTTTAGGACTGTTGACAGAAATGTCAGCAGTCTTTTTTGTGTCCATAAATAATATTTTGTTTGGGTATAAATAGTATTTATAGACATAAAAATGTTGTATTGGTCGCGTTTGAGATATCGTCCTATAATGGAGTCAAGAAATGATAGCGCTATCATTCTTTGTAAATTTATTTTTGATCATCCCGATATTGGGAAGATGTCAAAACATAGAAAGGGCACAATATGACAAAAGTAATAGAT is part of the Erysipelothrix piscisicarius genome and harbors:
- a CDS encoding ABC transporter ATP-binding protein, translated to MRLIIRYLKKYKMLFLLNIVAILAFALVELGIPTVMGTMINEGVGTQNMDLIKSQGFLLLGVAILGGLGTILLNYTSSRIATRITRDIRNDMFEKSQEFSHSEYNEIGVSSLITRVSNDVYQLQLFVQMLLRMGLHAPFMILFSSVMIFRTNQRLALVMAGSVPFILIVVGIVGKLSGPLSRKQQSLMDTLNRVTRENITGVRVIRAFRKDKHETARFQKINKDYANVSKKLFRVMSRAEPLFFFILELSVLTIMWTASGMVEAGTLEVGSIVAFLEYQFHALFSLLLFSVVFIMYPRAAVSARRIEEVLNTEPIIKNPENGVHEGSEETSIVFDHVDFAYPDGEANVLENLNFTAKKGETVAFIGSTGSGKSTLINLIVRFYDVTNGRVLVNGVDVREWDLYSLRYKVGFIPQKSLLFSGSISQNIRYGKETANDHEVEESAELASAKDFIEQKPDKYNEWISEGGSNVSGGQKQRLSIARALVRKPEIYIFDDSFSALDYKTDALIRKNLKEETKDAIMLVVAQRISSIVDADRIIVLNEGKIVGQGTHLELIKNCPIYIQIAESQFSEKEMAKYEKL
- a CDS encoding ABC transporter ATP-binding protein: MKSYKKLWRFLKPYKVKLLGAVLCLLVAAVLTAAAPMIEGFVTTQLASDVKDISLNVAGAHIQFDVILRIISILFVIYVTNALSRLFLQYLISDAIQSAVYDMRMEVKKKMERLPVSYFDKHSAGDLMARMSTDIEALSGALQQSFAQVVMAVLGIIFAVILMISIDFTMALVGIAIIPLSILVARFIMKRSQVLFTRQQEVLGNMFSVVQEKFTGFKEIKLYNYQENATEDFRKANEELCENGFKANFFSGLMTPSVSMITYIAIALSVYMGAIRIIEGAMAVGALQAFIRYIWQVNQPLSQITQMAPTIQASIAAMDRVFEYLEEPDDVYDIENPVMIDDYEGSVSFENVYFGYGEKPVIQDLSVDINPGEMVAIVGPTGAGKTTIINLLMRFYDVNEGSIKIDGIDIRDMKRDDLRSLFGMVLQDTWLFSGKIKENIAYGKPDATDEEIIDAAKRTNVHHFITTLPNGYDMVLNEESSNISNGEKQLITIARALLSDPKILILDEATSSVDTRLDAMIQEAMAELMKGRTSFVIAHRLSTIKNADKILVVKDGNIIEMGNHHELMAQGGFYADLYNSQFADDQE